The Roseovarius indicus genome has a segment encoding these proteins:
- the speB gene encoding agmatinase, translating into MSVFLDSELTEAERGEDARFRVIPVPLERTVSYGAGTAGGPAAIVEASNELERLVGSAEPCADGIFTEEPVDCEGPLPEVMERLAARTEAAVKAGRVPVTLGGEHSLSYGAVSGVARALGQPVGLVQIDAHADLRIAYQGEEHSHASVMHLLAEDGVRLAQFGVRALCQQEVDSRARNGVFFVDAEELVTGNVHEVDLPEDFPELVYVSFDVDGLDPSLMPATGTPVPGGLGYYQALHLVEHALKGRRCVGFDVVELAPDGNTAWDFTTAQIVYRLMAAC; encoded by the coding sequence ATGAGCGTGTTTCTCGACAGCGAGTTGACCGAGGCGGAGCGAGGAGAGGATGCGCGGTTTCGCGTGATCCCGGTGCCTTTGGAGCGGACGGTGTCTTATGGGGCTGGAACTGCCGGGGGGCCGGCGGCGATTGTCGAGGCGTCGAACGAGTTGGAGCGGTTGGTTGGGTCTGCGGAGCCTTGCGCGGACGGGATCTTTACCGAGGAGCCGGTGGATTGCGAGGGACCGTTGCCGGAGGTGATGGAGCGGCTGGCGGCACGTACGGAAGCGGCGGTGAAAGCGGGCCGGGTGCCGGTGACGCTGGGGGGCGAGCATTCGCTGAGCTATGGCGCGGTGAGTGGCGTGGCAAGGGCGCTGGGCCAGCCGGTGGGGCTGGTGCAGATCGACGCGCACGCGGATTTGCGGATCGCGTACCAGGGGGAGGAGCATTCCCACGCCTCGGTGATGCATCTGTTGGCCGAGGACGGGGTCAGGCTCGCGCAGTTCGGCGTGCGGGCGCTGTGCCAGCAGGAGGTGGACAGCCGGGCGCGGAACGGGGTGTTCTTCGTCGATGCCGAGGAATTGGTGACGGGGAATGTGCACGAGGTCGACCTGCCGGAGGATTTTCCGGAGCTTGTGTATGTGAGCTTCGACGTGGACGGGCTCGACCCGTCGCTGATGCCCGCGACGGGCACGCCGGTGCCGGGGGGGCTGGGTTATTACCAGGCGCTGCACCTGGTGGAGCACGCCCTGAAGGGGCGGAGGTGCGTGGGGTTCGACGTGGTGGAACTGGCGCCGGACGGGAACACGGCGTGGGATTTCACCACGGCGCAGATCGTTTATCGGCTGATGGCGGCCTGTTAG
- a CDS encoding ABC transporter substrate-binding protein yields the protein MTKPTLSRRGFLASTAAIGAATMTTGWPTMGRAEMGKVLRVRIDGDNNVLDPGFMVGGSEVEAQKQCLPFLAEYVQDGDTFTWRPTYYVTKLEQSEPTRIDFELAEGLQWSNGYGTLKASDVKFSYERMKDSDWAGYFDAMDHVEVTGDLTGTIVLNKPFAPFFMVTLCHGPGAIVCEQAVKDAGGKFTIDFPAVCGPYTYSATPGQRVVFELNPEWTGPAPGFERVEAHVITEVKASELAFDAGEMDCTELSPDTLARYAKNMPENAGITTAGELQYLWMGMNTEHPKLQDLKVRQAIQHAVDVESILQGAYSGTSTKSNGIVCPGLLGQRPNTNYSYDPAKAKALLDEAGVSGLELTLRTLNQQERMLTAQIIQANLAAVGITVKVLPVDSGPFWEMGMESKGDTWQELELWLMRYATTPDPYESTQWFVSSQVGIWNWERWTDEEFDRLYEEGIAETDTAKREEIYLRMQEIMENTGAYVWINHEPESYLHSADIKINTAPSGELNYRRFEQM from the coding sequence ATGACCAAACCGACACTTTCGCGCCGGGGCTTCCTTGCCTCGACGGCCGCCATTGGCGCGGCGACGATGACGACCGGCTGGCCCACCATGGGCCGGGCGGAGATGGGCAAGGTGCTGCGCGTGCGCATCGACGGCGACAACAACGTGCTCGACCCGGGCTTCATGGTCGGCGGCAGCGAGGTGGAAGCGCAGAAGCAGTGCCTTCCGTTCCTGGCCGAGTATGTGCAGGACGGCGACACGTTCACCTGGCGGCCGACCTATTACGTGACCAAGCTTGAGCAGAGCGAGCCCACGCGGATCGATTTCGAGCTGGCCGAGGGGCTGCAATGGTCGAACGGGTACGGCACGCTGAAGGCGTCGGACGTCAAGTTCTCGTATGAGCGGATGAAGGACAGCGACTGGGCCGGGTATTTCGATGCCATGGACCATGTCGAAGTGACCGGCGACCTGACCGGGACGATCGTGCTGAACAAGCCGTTCGCGCCGTTCTTCATGGTGACGCTGTGCCACGGCCCGGGGGCGATTGTCTGTGAACAGGCGGTCAAGGATGCGGGTGGCAAGTTCACCATCGATTTCCCGGCGGTCTGTGGCCCGTACACCTATAGCGCGACCCCCGGTCAGCGGGTGGTGTTCGAGCTGAACCCCGAATGGACCGGCCCGGCGCCGGGCTTCGAGCGGGTCGAGGCGCATGTCATCACCGAGGTGAAGGCGTCGGAGCTGGCGTTCGACGCGGGCGAGATGGACTGTACCGAGCTGAGCCCGGATACGCTGGCGCGGTATGCCAAGAACATGCCCGAGAATGCCGGCATCACCACGGCGGGCGAGCTTCAGTACCTGTGGATGGGCATGAACACCGAGCATCCCAAGCTGCAGGACCTCAAGGTGCGTCAGGCGATCCAGCACGCGGTCGATGTCGAGTCGATCCTGCAGGGGGCCTATTCGGGCACCTCGACCAAGTCGAACGGCATTGTCTGCCCGGGTCTTCTGGGCCAGCGGCCGAATACCAACTACAGCTATGACCCGGCCAAGGCGAAGGCGCTTCTGGACGAGGCGGGCGTTTCGGGGCTGGAGCTGACGCTGCGGACGCTGAACCAGCAGGAGCGGATGCTGACCGCGCAGATCATCCAGGCGAACCTGGCGGCCGTGGGCATCACCGTAAAGGTGCTTCCGGTCGACAGCGGCCCGTTCTGGGAAATGGGCATGGAGAGCAAGGGCGACACCTGGCAGGAGCTGGAGCTGTGGCTGATGCGCTATGCGACCACGCCCGACCCCTACGAGTCGACCCAGTGGTTCGTTTCGAGCCAGGTCGGCATCTGGAACTGGGAGCGGTGGACGGACGAGGAGTTCGACCGGCTGTACGAGGAAGGCATCGCCGAGACCGATACGGCCAAGCGCGAGGAAATCTACCTTCGCATGCAGGAGATCATGGAGAACACGGGCGCCTATGTCTGGATCAACCATGAGCCAGAATCCTATCTTCACAGTGCGGATATCAAGATCAACACCGCGCCGTCGGGCGAGCTGAACTACCGCCGGTTCGAGCAGATGTAA
- a CDS encoding helix-turn-helix domain-containing protein has product MATDFSANLNLLCSYQRSIAEVCRRLNVNRQQFNRYLNGQSRPSRHNMRRICDYFGVTESEILVEHAQFEQMITLRRRPVERTELERPLSHLQTLYQHSQDLQKYVGFYYRYFYSFGNKGMVFRTLATIYRAEGRYYWKNIEILRDQTTGRTTGLNKYEGLVFFLADRVYIMEYESLEVNSITQMTLYPSYQHRLDCLYGIQTGGPTRRGRKPGASRVALEFLGRNIDVKQALRQTGLYDPSTGVLRDDIASAIVNTIDPGDFVLEIEAP; this is encoded by the coding sequence ATGGCTACCGACTTCAGCGCCAATCTCAACCTCCTGTGCAGCTACCAACGCTCCATTGCCGAGGTATGCCGCCGGCTCAATGTGAACCGGCAACAATTCAACCGCTACCTCAATGGGCAATCTCGGCCCTCGCGGCACAACATGCGGCGCATCTGCGATTATTTCGGCGTCACCGAATCCGAAATCCTGGTGGAACACGCGCAGTTCGAGCAGATGATCACCCTGCGCCGCCGCCCCGTCGAACGGACCGAGCTGGAACGCCCGCTCTCGCACCTGCAAACCCTCTACCAGCACTCGCAGGACCTGCAGAAATACGTGGGCTTCTACTACCGCTACTTCTATTCCTTCGGCAACAAGGGCATGGTCTTCCGCACGCTGGCCACCATCTACCGCGCCGAGGGGCGCTATTACTGGAAGAACATCGAAATCCTGCGCGACCAGACCACCGGCCGCACCACCGGGCTCAACAAGTACGAGGGGCTCGTCTTCTTCCTCGCCGACCGCGTCTACATCATGGAATACGAAAGCCTCGAGGTGAACTCGATCACCCAGATGACGCTCTATCCCAGCTACCAGCACCGGCTCGACTGTCTCTATGGCATCCAGACCGGCGGGCCCACCCGCCGCGGCCGCAAACCCGGCGCCTCCCGCGTCGCGCTGGAATTCCTCGGCCGCAACATCGACGTCAAACAGGCCCTCCGCCAGACAGGCCTCTACGACCCCTCCACCGGCGTCCTGCGCGACGACATCGCCAGCGCCATCGTCAACACCATCGACCCCGGTGATTTCGTGCTGGAAATCGAGGCGCCCTGA
- the nspC gene encoding carboxynorspermidine decarboxylase: MPDMMQTQAGEAGAFLDFDLNRVPSPCFVVDAAAVERNLSVLAEVSERSGAHVLSALKAFSMFALAPLVRQYLGGTCASGIYEARLGREEYGGEVATFCAGYKDSEIDEIIALSDHVIFNSPAQKARFLEKCQAAGRQVGLRINPEHSEGEVEKYDPCAPCSRLGTPVSQLNAEALEGVDGLHMHTLCEQGVEPLLRTWEAVEPRLQPWLNGLKWLNFGGGHHISREDYDRDTLVDFIKYIRETYGVDVYLEPGEAVALDAGILVGEVLDLPVNGMPLAITDISATCHMPDVIEAPYRPALMGEVEDGQTYRLGGPSCLAGDVIGEYTWAHPLKVGDRFAFLDQAHYSMVKTNTFNGVPLPAIALWDSRTDELRMIREFGYEDFRGRLS, encoded by the coding sequence ATGCCTGACATGATGCAGACACAGGCCGGGGAAGCCGGGGCGTTTCTTGACTTCGACCTGAACCGCGTGCCGAGCCCCTGTTTCGTGGTTGACGCGGCGGCGGTGGAAAGGAACCTGTCGGTTCTGGCCGAGGTGTCGGAGCGGTCGGGCGCGCATGTGCTGTCGGCCTTGAAGGCGTTCTCGATGTTCGCGCTGGCGCCGTTGGTGCGGCAGTATCTGGGCGGCACCTGTGCCAGCGGGATCTACGAGGCGCGGCTGGGGCGGGAGGAATATGGCGGCGAGGTTGCCACGTTCTGTGCCGGGTACAAGGACAGCGAGATCGACGAGATCATCGCGCTGTCGGATCACGTGATCTTCAACAGCCCGGCGCAGAAGGCGCGGTTCCTGGAGAAATGCCAGGCCGCCGGGCGGCAGGTGGGCCTGCGGATCAACCCCGAGCATTCCGAGGGTGAGGTCGAGAAATACGACCCCTGCGCGCCCTGTTCGCGGCTGGGAACGCCGGTGAGCCAGTTGAATGCCGAGGCGCTGGAGGGCGTCGACGGGCTGCATATGCATACTCTGTGCGAGCAGGGGGTCGAGCCCTTGCTGCGCACGTGGGAGGCGGTGGAGCCGCGGTTGCAGCCGTGGCTTAACGGTCTGAAATGGCTGAATTTCGGTGGCGGGCACCATATCTCGCGCGAGGATTATGACCGGGATACCTTGGTCGATTTCATCAAGTATATCCGCGAGACTTACGGGGTGGACGTCTACCTTGAACCGGGCGAGGCGGTGGCGCTGGATGCCGGGATACTGGTGGGCGAGGTGCTGGACCTGCCGGTGAACGGGATGCCGCTGGCGATCACCGATATTTCGGCGACGTGTCATATGCCCGACGTGATCGAGGCGCCCTACCGGCCCGCGCTGATGGGGGAGGTCGAGGACGGGCAGACCTACCGGTTGGGCGGGCCGTCCTGCCTCGCCGGTGATGTGATCGGGGAGTATACGTGGGCGCATCCGCTGAAGGTAGGCGACCGGTTCGCGTTTCTGGATCAGGCGCATTACTCGATGGTCAAGACCAACACGTTCAACGGCGTGCCGCTGCCGGCGATTGCGTTGTGGGACAGCCGGACGGACGAGCTGCGGATGATCCGCGAGTTCGGCTACGAGGATTTCAGGGGGCGGTTGTCATGA
- a CDS encoding CocE/NonD family hydrolase: MKNEYPQEIEVIPHTIIPMPDGCKLAARIWRPKTAVDQPVPVILEYLPYRKNDGTAERDATMQPHLAAHGYVVVRLDLRGAGDSEGLMVDEYTEQELQDGCDAIAWLAEQPWCDGNVGMIGISWGGFNGLQIAALQPPALKAIITLCSTDDRYADDIHYMGGCMLTEQLGWASIMFGLNTLPPDPANVGESWREMWRERLRGSGLWLKTWLEHQRRDDYWKHGSICEDWSKVQIPVYGVSGWADGYCRSVYRLVENLPGPSKGLVGPWAHRYPHIGQPGPAMDFLSEELRWWDHWLKGQETGIMEEPQVRHYMQDSVPPSGWYKDRPGRWVAEPSWPSPNIERTPFHLGADGSLSTEVPGAQGKLEHHSPLWVGMGSGIWCAYSTPGDAPIDQRREDSGSLCFDSAPLEEPLEFAGDANVVLQVSVDRPVATLGARICDVAPDGASTRVSFGVFNLTHRDSHETPEMLEPGKVYEITIPMKHVAQNFPVGHRLRLALSTSYFPMIWTAPEAVTMTVHTEGSYLELPLRTPSAQDEALAEFAPAQLPPPHPVEQLEPGEVYHRIVEDAGTGKVEMQIANGGGRVRYVDNDLIVGEQGYERYSVIGDDPETTTGETEWYFDLSRGDWNVRTETKTKLTCCSKDFRISARMRAWEGDELIEDLTWEETIPRDFQ, from the coding sequence ATGAAGAACGAATACCCGCAAGAGATCGAGGTTATCCCCCATACGATCATCCCGATGCCCGATGGCTGCAAGCTGGCGGCGCGGATCTGGCGGCCCAAGACGGCGGTGGATCAGCCGGTTCCGGTGATCCTCGAATACCTGCCCTATCGCAAGAACGACGGGACGGCCGAGCGGGATGCCACGATGCAGCCGCACCTGGCGGCGCATGGCTACGTGGTGGTGCGGCTCGACCTGCGCGGGGCGGGGGATTCGGAAGGGCTGATGGTGGACGAGTACACCGAGCAGGAGCTCCAGGACGGGTGCGACGCGATCGCGTGGCTGGCCGAGCAGCCGTGGTGCGACGGCAATGTCGGCATGATCGGGATTTCCTGGGGCGGGTTCAACGGGTTGCAGATTGCCGCTTTGCAGCCGCCGGCGCTGAAGGCGATCATCACGCTGTGTTCGACCGATGACCGCTATGCCGACGACATTCACTACATGGGCGGCTGCATGCTGACCGAGCAGCTGGGCTGGGCGTCGATCATGTTCGGGCTGAACACCCTGCCGCCGGACCCGGCGAACGTCGGCGAGAGCTGGCGCGAGATGTGGCGCGAGCGGCTGCGGGGCAGCGGGCTGTGGCTGAAGACGTGGCTGGAGCATCAGCGGCGGGACGATTACTGGAAGCACGGCTCGATCTGCGAGGACTGGTCGAAGGTGCAGATCCCGGTTTACGGGGTCTCGGGCTGGGCCGATGGCTATTGCCGGTCGGTCTATCGGCTGGTCGAGAACTTGCCGGGGCCGAGCAAGGGCTTGGTGGGGCCCTGGGCGCACCGGTATCCGCATATCGGGCAGCCCGGGCCGGCGATGGATTTCCTGAGCGAAGAGCTGCGCTGGTGGGATCACTGGCTGAAGGGGCAGGAGACCGGCATCATGGAGGAACCGCAGGTGCGGCACTACATGCAGGACAGCGTGCCGCCCTCGGGCTGGTACAAGGATCGGCCGGGCCGCTGGGTGGCGGAGCCATCCTGGCCTTCGCCGAATATCGAGCGGACGCCGTTTCACCTTGGTGCCGACGGGTCGCTTTCGACGGAGGTACCGGGGGCGCAAGGCAAGCTGGAGCATCATTCGCCGCTTTGGGTCGGCATGGGGTCGGGCATCTGGTGTGCCTATTCCACGCCCGGCGATGCGCCGATCGACCAGCGGCGCGAGGATTCCGGCAGCCTGTGTTTTGACTCCGCGCCGTTGGAGGAGCCGCTGGAGTTCGCGGGCGATGCCAACGTGGTGTTGCAGGTGTCGGTCGACCGACCGGTTGCCACGCTGGGCGCGCGGATCTGTGACGTGGCGCCTGATGGCGCGTCGACACGGGTTTCGTTCGGGGTGTTCAACCTGACGCATCGCGACAGCCACGAGACGCCCGAGATGCTGGAGCCGGGCAAGGTGTACGAGATCACCATTCCGATGAAGCATGTGGCGCAGAATTTCCCTGTGGGCCACAGGCTGCGGCTGGCGCTGTCGACCAGCTATTTCCCGATGATCTGGACCGCGCCCGAGGCGGTGACGATGACGGTGCATACCGAGGGCAGTTATCTCGAGCTGCCGCTGCGCACGCCCTCGGCGCAGGACGAGGCGCTGGCGGAGTTTGCGCCGGCGCAGCTTCCGCCGCCGCATCCGGTCGAGCAGCTGGAGCCGGGGGAGGTGTACCACCGCATTGTCGAGGACGCGGGCACCGGCAAGGTCGAGATGCAGATCGCGAATGGCGGCGGCCGGGTGCGCTATGTCGATAACGACCTGATCGTGGGCGAGCAGGGCTACGAGCGGTATTCGGTGATCGGCGACGACCCGGAGACGACGACGGGCGAGACGGAATGGTATTTCGATCTGTCGCGCGGCGACTGGAACGTGCGGACCGAGACGAAGACCAAGCTGACCTGCTGTTCCAAGGATTTCCGGATCTCGGCCCGGATGCGCGCGTGGGAGGGCGACGAGCTGATCGAGGACCTGACCTGGGAGGAGACGATTCCGCGGGATTTCCAGTAG